Below is a window of Vulpes vulpes isolate BD-2025 chromosome 5, VulVul3, whole genome shotgun sequence DNA.
ATTTGTATCTTGCCTTGtcaccctctgccccaccccaacAGTCTCTCTCCTTGCAGACCCAGTGCCCTCCCTGACCTCCATCCAGGTGCTGGAGACTTTGATGCCCATCACTTCCCAGTACTGCGCTCCAGGAGATGCCTGCAGGTAGGCTTGGCTCCCTCCTGTTGCCCCAAGGATAGATTCCCTCAAGTGATATGAGCCCAGGCAGTACAGGTGCCCAGATGTCGTCCCCCTCTCCCcacaaggggggggggcagccccttTCCATGGGCTCTGGTACAGATCAGGGGCTGGGGAGTCCAGGCAGGGGGCCTCAGCAGGGTAGCCTTGGAATAAGGAGCCAGGTTTGCCCTTTCAGGCCTGGAAACTTCACCTACCACATCCCTGTCAGCAGCAGCACCCCACTGCACCTCAGCCTGACTCTGCAGATGAAGTGAGTGCCAGCATGGGGAGTGAGGAGACACAGGGGTCACAGCAACTTGGGGAAGGGATCCGAGGAGGGAAGCTAACTTACCGCCTGCTCTGTGCttgactggctgtgtgaccctggcggtctctgggcttcagctcctcatctgtaaactgttGTTGCCTCACAGGGGTGTGAAGACCATGTGGAAACGGTGGACAGGGAAGGGCTGTCTAAGGCCTGACTAGTAGGCATTATTTTCAGGCTGTGTGAGGATTCGTGGCATGTGTCAGCGGGGCAGGGGAGGTGGCATGGAGGGCTGGCTGGGAGTGAGGTGGGGTTGAGGAACTCAGAACCCCATTTCCCCGCTAACTGGGCCTTCCCCCAGCTCTTCGTTTCCCGTGTCTGTGGTGCTGTGCAGCCTGACGTCAAAGGAGGAGCCGTGTGAGGAGGGGGGCTTCCCCCAGAGCCTGCACACCTACCAAGACACCCAGGTAGGAGGCAACTGGGAAGCTGCAGGCCAGCCAAGCCCCAGAGCTTCATCTCCCCTGGTCCAGCTGAGCCCCcagacaggggaagggaaggagccaGGAGTCAGAGCGCCACACAAGGGGCACTTTAAGTCTTGGGGTGGGGGCACACATGCACTGCTCACTGTGGAGCATCTCCTGGCCCTGTCCTTGCCCTGTCCCGTCCCTGCCCTGACACAGCCCCTGGGAAGAAAACAGTTCTGCCAGGACTAATCTGGGATGGAtgcagtgtgggggtggggagggcattcTAGGGGTCCTTGGCAGGGACAGCTAGCCTTGTCTGTCCTCAGGGTCAGAACAGCCACCCCCAAAGTCATGTTTAAGACAAAACCTGAAGCATGATTTGGGGTCAgctggaagaagaagagaaggctgTGTCTCAGGAGAATAGCATGTGCAGAGGTCTGGAGGCCAGGGAATGTGTGGCCTTCTGGCAGAGCTGTGGCAAAAGGCTAGGAGTCTGGAAACAGGAAGGAGGCTGGTCCTGAAGCTCAGACTGGGCAGCGGCCTGGTTCAGTCTGCCATTTTGGGAGATCCCTCAGGCTGCCCTGTGGAGGCCTGCCTCTTATTCTGAGAACGAAATGACCAAGACCCTTTCCTTTCCAGCTCCTCACTGGCCATGTGACCCCCGCGTGACCCCAAATTGTGACTCTCAGCACAAGTGAAGGGAATCTTTTCTCACCAACTCATGtttattcaacaaaaatgtatttgggGCCATGTccctggccctgtgctgggccTAGCCTTGGGGAGTCAGTGGGGGGCGGATCCTGGCCTTGCCCTGAAGAATGTATTCTCTGGCTGGGGAGAAAAGAGGTGCAGAAAGTAATTTGAGTAGAGGAAAGTGGGTGAGAAGCTCAAAAGAAGCTCAGGCAGAGAAGAGAGCAcccagaagtagagggagagccTAGGCAGCCGCTCACAGGATGTGGAGTTCAGGCCCGAATCCATGAATCCATGTCTGGGGAGGCCAAGCCAGAGCCTCAGCTAGGACACAGGCAAGCTGTCTGAAGCAGGGCCTTAGGCTCCTCGGTAAGGGACAGAGCAGGACAGACCTGTGtccatcccagctctgccacagaTGCTGGTGCTGTGTGACTTtaagcttcctcatctataagcaGCATCACTTTGTTGGGTTGTAGTGGGGATGGGATTAAAGAAATACTCTTGATGTGCCTGGAGCATAAAGGGAGGGAAGGCGGCAAGGGACAAGGCAGGGACCAGGGGAGGGCcgctatggtactggcacagagtCTGCGAAAAGTGGGGCTGCCATTGCCTCCCCAAGCAGAATGtgctcccttccttctctcttctcagcTCTGACTTGACCCTTCCTAAAACTTGCCTTAGAGCCCAGGGCTGCAGTGACTGTGGTGAAGGATGTTGGTTGGGATAGGGGTAGGGGCTGTCTTcacccttctcttcccttctctctccaggGCACTTCCCATCAGTGGCCAATAACTATCCTGTCTTTCCGAGAATTCACCTACCACTTCCGGGTGGCACTGCTGGTGAGTCCAGGCACCTGCATCTCAAGCGTGGGGCTTGGGGAAAGGATATGGGGGTTCAGAGAGCACACGGCAAGACTTGGGGCACAGTGTgaggtgctgtgtgtgtgtggggtgttcTTGTCCTGTACCCCCAGAGCCACCTCCCgctgccctcccccaccaggATCAGGCCAACTGCAGTGCAGAGGCCCCTATCCGGCCAGCCACAGACTACTACTTCCATTTCTACCGGCTGTGTGACTGAGCTGCCTTCTCCAAGGTGGCAGCATTCTGGGGCCTGGAGCCCTGGGCGCCCCTTCCACACTGGATGCAGTGGTGTTATACTGGAGCCTGCCACCCGCCAGCTCTCTGCTGTTCACTGGCACTCCCTGGGAGACTGAACTGGGCTTGGCCCTCCCCCACGACTGGTCAAACTGGAAGTCCTCACACTGGAGTTGCTGTTCCTGCTGGCTGCCCCTCACATACCACAGAGGAAGCCAGAGAGACCTGGGGCCAGGACAGGACTGATATGTATCAATCTGCATATTGTGGTTGGAAGGCTGGCTTCAGGTCCGTGGCTGAAGCCTGTGACCATCCAGAGCCTATCCTCCCACTCTCCCCTTTTCAGACTGCGAGCCATCCCTCTTTTGAAATGGAGACCTGTTGCCTTTGGTTAACAGCTGGGGACTTGGCTGGATCCCTACAAGACTTGGCTGCATCCATGAGTCACTGGAGAGTATGCAGCCCTCACCTTCGAGGCTGCTCCCTGGGGGGTGGCGAGGTGGTCGACTTCTTAGGGTTTGACTGTTACGCTGGACTTGGAACTTTTAAGCTTTAAGTGTGACCCAGGAAGTTTCTTCTCCCTGGGAGGGCTGGAAAGACTGATCATGTGCCTTATGTACTTAGTGCCTGGCTGGACCGGTGGGGGCGCTAGCGCACCAGGTAAGCCTTGAACCTGGAGTGTCCAGGAAGGGAAGTTCCTGGTGAGCCCCCAGATGGGTGTTGTGGCCCCCTGGCCCAGGCTCCTGGCAGCTGCCAGAGCTTGCAGGTGGTATCAGTGACCTATCATTTTCTCTGAGCAGAGGAGCGGGAATCCCTGCAAGGCAGCAGGCTGGCCTTGGCTGGTGCGTGGAAAAAATAGCTTTTGCTGTAATTAATGGAGTAGTTACTGAAATGCACTTAAGCCAGAGCAGGAGTGGAAAGATGGAGATGGAAAGCCCAGAGAAGTGCAGAGCCCTGGGGAGACACAAAGACAGGGCCCTGGCTCTGATCCATCCCAGGGAGGCTGGAGAcatccctccccctcccggcCACTAAGACtctggcttctccctcctcttgtctGCTGGTAACCGTGTCTCCCCCAGTCAAGGGCTCCTGTGCTCGGCTCCACAAGCCATGCTTGGCAGCAGGCTCGGTCCCCCTCTCCCGTCCCAGAGGTGGAGCAGTGGGCTTGTGTCACTGAAGTCTTAACTCGAGTGCTAATGTTAGCCTGGAGCGTTCTAAGGCCGCATCCAGGCTCACGGAAGGAGTACAGAAGTCTTTTAGCCGTGTCTACATGGGCTCAGAAAGGGGAACAGGAATTGCCATCCCTGCCCCGTGGTATTCTGCCTTTGGGAACCAGGCCTTCCCCTTCCCCAACATCTCGTTTTCAGCTTTGAATGGGAGGCCCTTCTGTGGGGAACTGAGATTTGAAGAAACCTGTGAGGTGTGCGCCCCCTTCTGCTATGGGTCTCAAAGCACTTATCCTCAGAGGAACTGGGGGTTAGGGCTACCCTGCCTCCCAATTCTCTTCCCAGTGTGGCTCCACTCCCTCATCCTGACATAGGAATTATGTGGCTCCCGACACCGTGCAGGGGGCCAGGCCTTACTTATGACTactctgttctctctcccccctcacAGGGGTGGGGGAACCCTTCCAAAACGCCTTAAAACTGCTGAGCCCCACCTTTCGTAATAGGATTCTGGGGCTTCCTCAGTGAGGGTGCCTGTCCTTGGACTGTGGCCCCTCCGTCCTTAACTGGAAAGTGACCCTCCACTGCCCCCTGGAGCCCTTCTGGAAACAGCATAGCCCCAATCTGGTGAGCAGCTGGCTGTTTCTATGCCTGAGGAGGGATCCTCAGTGCAAGGATTGGGGCCAGGCTGGGCTCCAAGCTGCTTGAGCAGGGGGTCAACCTTGGACCAAAGTAAAAGGGCTACAGGGAAGAGGAGCGGGGTCACCTGCTTGGGGCTGACAGCTGCCCCGCTGGCACTGGTAAGTGGGTGTCTTGGCTCCATTCCCTATGTGGGGTCTAGCAgccattccttcctccctctctcccctctggcatTTACTCCTGTAGCCACTGGGCTCATCTCCCCAAAGCTTCAAGCTGTACATAGGGCCTTTCAGGCACaagtccctctgcctgtattaTACCCTCCCCCGATAAAAGCCTGCATGTGCATAGAGCACCCCTCCCTCCCAGTTAACTCCCAGTTCCTGTCTCTGAGTGCTGACTCCTATTTATCATGTACCAGCTCTGACTctggagtgggcagagggaagcAGCCCTGGGCCTGCTTTTTCCTGTCcctgttcttttcttctgaagTAAATATAcgtatataaataaatgtaaaaatatggcTTTGTATCTGACCTTGCCTCCTCATCTCTTCTTGAGAGTATTGTGGGTAGGAGATGGGAGTTGCCTGTAGGGCTCAGACCAACTGGCCAGATGGATGCCTTGTATTCCATTACCCTTCTTGGCTTCATGCTCAGCTTGGGAACAGGACTCAGCATCCCCCTCCCTTAGCCATATCCCATGGACCTACCGCTGCCCCACCAGGATCAGAGTAGCCACCCGAGGGTAAATCTCCTTTAGAGACAAGCTGAGCCTTGTGAAGGTCCCCAGCACACAGAAGGGTGGCTACATTTAGAGAATGGGATTGGCCCAAGGCAGACGCAATTGATGCGGATTCCCAAAGAAGTCTGCTCTAAAAAACAACAGAAGAGGATAGGCCTGACCCCCTTCCTATCCACAGAGTTTTCGATTCCAAAGACAGGAACCCCTCCCATACCCGACTCACTCCACACAGGTCCAGCAGCAGGAACCATCCTGAAAGGCCACCCCACTCCTGCGGAATGGGCATAAGACAGGCCAGGACGGTCACACATCTGCCTTTATTGGGAGCAGCAGGTGGGACACTTCCAGcaatagtaaaaaaattaatttacaaaagcAGGAGTTCAGTGAAGCCACCTTGTTGGAACCTGAAAGAGGAGAGGGGTATCAAAATGAGACCAATGACCCTTCTTTCCACCTCCTTTTCTCACCAAACCCTGTGCTCCCGGCGCTAGGGCTAATGGGCATGTACTCTGAAGCTGAGCCACCAAAGCCGATTCTCAGTGACCTGTTTAGTGGATTATCTGCACcaagggtttgggttttttttttaatcacttagtCAAGATTTCTATTAATGCCTGAAAACATTCAAACTAACCACAATAGTACTCCTTGCAGCAAGCTGTAAGTCCCAGATTCTGACTCCCTTCTAACCCATTCCCAGCAGCCTTGCCGATCAATGGTGTATGATGTGTAAGAATGCAAATGGCTCACTTGGGAAGCCTGTGCCCATGGCCCTGTGAAGTGTATCCCAAAGCCAACTCAAGGCCCTGGGCAACATGCAGAACTTAGAATAAGATGAGGTCACAGATCCCCATTAGGGACAAGCCAAGAGGCACACACATCTGGTGTCCCTATCCACTCTGCTGGGTCTGTCACCAAAGTGTCACACAGGCCTGAGGACCCCGCCAACACGGATATGGGAAAGTTCTCTGGTGCCCACCCTGTCACAGCTCTTACCCTTGGGAGCTCATACGTAGATGCCAACccagagcagcaggaagaggactCCAAAGCCCATGAAGAGTGAGGCCACCAAGGAGATGAGGAGCTCTTTGTAGATATCCCGAGTGTACTTGGTGGAGGTGACCTCATAACTGGCAGGGTGATTAAGGAGAAGCAAAGGGATGGACTGCATAGGACAGGAAGCTGCCCAGTGCAGCTCTAGGAAAAAGGTATGGGCTGAGGGCTTTCTAGAAGGCTTGCCTGGCTCAGTGTAGCCAGGAAGAGGGACCTGAGAGACAACTTGTAATTCTGTTGCTTCATACCAGCTCTCAACCACCGTGAAAAAAATCAGGTCCGGAGGGGTTAGGtcacttgccccaggtcacatagCCAGTGTGGACTGACACTAGCCCTCGGATTTCCCACTGCCTGAGCACACCCTTCTCTTACCACTTTCCCGATTTCAGATCCCCTATCCCCCACCTCCAGTCCAGCCAAGCCTTCTGTCACCATCCTGGGAATCTGAAGAGCAAATTGAGTTCACCTGAGTTTGGGAAATCAGGCCACCACCTGACCTTGAACCTCAGCAGCTTTCCTTcaactccttcccttccctttaccCCCACACCAGCGCAAAACTGGCAGGGTGGTTTCCCACTTCACTAATTCAGGCCCACTGGCTGCTCAGTAAAAGGATACACGAAGAACCAGGCGGTAAAGAACATGCCAATTGCCAATAGCACCACGGTCAGATGGGGGAAGACAGCAGGGTTCACTGGGCTGGTGTATCTGCTCATGGCCTCGAGCTCCTAAGGGAGGGTATGAGATCAGAGCTATCAAAGAATCCCAAGACTTCAACCTGGGAATGGGGAATGTGAGGTCATCAAGGAGCCTCCTCCTGCTAGGACTGTTATAGGTCTGTTTCAGCCTGGGAAATATGGAAGTCCCTCGGAACCAACGTCAAGCAATCCCATTTGGAAATGACAACAATGACATCTTAAAACTAAGGTGATACTTTGCTTTTTCAATATGAGACAAGAAGGGCAGCTGAGGGTCAGATGCTGACACAGAAGGTGATCGATTAGCTATCAACCAGTGGTTCCTAACATTTTTTGAGACCACTGAAGACTATTAAAAAACATGTGAGAAAAGGAATGGACTCTGCCCAGGGTAAACCAGAAGCAAGAAGTTTGTCTCTCATTTTAGGAGCTGTATGGACCCTTGTCTGTGGACACCAAGCTCAGAATCCTGCTGTAATTCCGAGCCTGGGCCAGGACCCAACCTCAACTGCTACATCTGCATTCTTCACCCTCTGCTATTATGGAATCTCAGGATCTATCGGCAAAAGACTTCAGTTAATAATCTGGCTCTACTGAGTAACATGCATCTCAGTAAAGTGGTCATAATAACAGCACTCATAGGGCTGATGTATGATTTAAGAAAGATGACCAATGTCAAAGTGTCAAAGCATCTAGCTCACTTCCTGGCATAGAGTAGTTGCTCAAAAGGTGTTTGTTTCCTTATGAGATAATGCTTGTGAAGGAGGGCTGTAAACGTAAAGTTCTGTACAAATGTTAACTTCCATTGTCACTCACCAGCCAATGCTCCTAAAATCCAGAACATAACAACTCTAGAGAAATAAACTGACCCCATTGTCCTAAGAGACACTGGAATtcaattcagtaaacatttatgccTCCCTAAACATGATAAAGACAATCGCTGCCATTTACTGGGCCTCCAGTTGCAGGCCCCGTGTTTGGCACTggggaatacaaagatgaatagaCATCGTCCCAGAGCTAGAGGCACGTCAGATGCTGGTCACTCGGAGGCGTGGCAGATAACAAAGAAGTCCATGGCCTGCGGCAAGAAGTCTGTACAGAGGTTGTGGGAGCTCCCAGGGGAGAGCGGCCAAGTGCCTGGGAGAGCTGGCCGTGCTTCACCAAGAAGGCGACATCTGCCCTGGGCCTTGTAGGATGAGTACGAGTTCAGCAAGAGGAAGAACCTTCCAAACAGATATAAGAGCTTAATCACAGCTAACAGATAAAAGCTCAAGGTACTAAAATGCACCCCACACGGCTCACCCTTAAAAGTCGCGAGCTCGAAACCTCAGCCTAACGAGTCCATGGCAAGGGGCTTCCCTTCCCGCCCCTCAGCCTGAGCCGGAAGATACAGGAGCCTCCCGCTATCTGGATCTCGGCCGTTTGAGGCCTTTGCGAGAGAAACGGAATGTGGGACGGGCCCCGAGGGGTCCTCACAGCCCCGTCCGGGACGCCCCTCTACTCTCTCACCATCTCGCCAGGTGTAGGGTCATCCACCGCTCCGCCACCGGAATAACACGTCGTCAGGAGCAGGCGCTCCGTGCAGCCGGAAGAGGAAGTGCACCCACGCGAGTGGCATTGTGGGATCTGTAGTCCTGTGGGTAGCCTCGGGCGTAGCGGGGACTAGTGCCTGTGGGCGCCTGATGTAGAGCTGGGGCAAGCGATGGAGAACGGTAGGGTAGATCCCCTGAGAGGGTTCATTCGCCCCGGCGGGACTGTTTGCCACAAGGGGAACTGGCCGAGGGGTCGGGGCGTGCACTACACTTCCCAGGAGGCTATGCGCGGCGGCGGGTCACGTGACGGGAGCGCGGGCTTTGGAAGGCGGCGGAGCGGGACTGGGTCTGCGGCGGAGTTGAGGCAGGTGAGGGCCTGAGCGCTGTCCTGGGCGGCACCGGACTGAGCAGTAGCTGTGGAGGCCTCGCGCCGCAAAGGCCAGGTGAGGCCCCATGGGCAGCGCCTCCGAGGGCGGC
It encodes the following:
- the TMEM258 gene encoding dolichyl-diphosphooligosaccharide--protein glycosyltransferase subunit TMEM258, yielding MELEAMSRYTSPVNPAVFPHLTVVLLAIGMFFTAWFFVYEVTSTKYTRDIYKELLISLVASLFMGFGVLFLLLWVGIYV